The Cucurbita pepo subsp. pepo cultivar mu-cu-16 unplaced genomic scaffold, ASM280686v2 Cp4.1_scaffold001510, whole genome shotgun sequence DNA segment CCACAAGAAAGCTATCAAGAGCTTCACTATGGTTCAATTCTCCCCAGATCTCAACCTCCCCGGGCTCGACTCCGAGTGCGTTATTTGCTTGTCGGACTTCGTCGACGGCGAGAAGCTCCGGCTTCTCCCCAAGTGCAACCATGGCTTCCATGTTAAGTGTATTGATAAATGGTTGAGTTCTCACTCCTCTTGCCCTAAATGTCGCCAGTGTTTGGTCCAAACTTCTCAGAAAATCGCCGGGGTGAGCGGTCCGGcgtctcctcctcctccggcCATCAACTTAACGCCGCTAGATCCCGAAGCTCGGGTACGGAATTTATGGCTGTAATGGATGATAATATGAACTAGGCGAAGCCTTAGAGTTTAATGACattgtatatattttgaaaaaaaattccttttttgatgaatgaaaaa contains these protein-coding regions:
- the LOC111786347 gene encoding RING-H2 finger protein ATL78-like — protein: MSAVSISSPHQLIHHGDQVFYYSRKLLLHSSLHALTFTADAPSSVLHRPLESYTFDTNVVMVLSVLLCALICSLGLNSIIRCALKCSRFVVSDDPHPSSTTSAPVGVHKKAIKSFTMVQFSPDLNLPGLDSECVICLSDFVDGEKLRLLPKCNHGFHVKCIDKWLSSHSSCPKCRQCLVQTSQKIAGVSGPASPPPPAINLTPLDPEARVRNLWL